One Euphorbia lathyris chromosome 1, ddEupLath1.1, whole genome shotgun sequence DNA segment encodes these proteins:
- the LOC136210535 gene encoding uncharacterized protein produces MGIIRSGFQFITGTFFGVYLAQNYNVPNIRKLADSGISIAKHIEETYRKPKKRRDDDE; encoded by the coding sequence ATGGGCATAATTAGGAGCGGCTTCCAATTCATCACTGGGACATTCTTTGGCGTCTATCTCGCTCAAAACTACAACGTTCCTAACATAAGGAAACTGGCCGACTCTGGTATCTCAATAGCCAAGCACATCGAGGAAACTTATAGGAAGCCCAAGAAGCGACGCGACGACGATGAATAA